One region of Manis pentadactyla isolate mManPen7 chromosome 9, mManPen7.hap1, whole genome shotgun sequence genomic DNA includes:
- the LOC130684696 gene encoding olfactory receptor 5W2-like — MDNGNCSSVTEFIFLGISNNPEMKGALFTAFILAYLINLLANLRMIILIRMDSQLHTPMYFFLSHLSFCDLCYSMAVGPKMLVDIFTKIKSIPFYGCAVQLGIFCTFADSECMLLAVMAFDRYKAISNRLLYKVNMSSTVCSLLTAGVYMAGMADALIHTLAFRLCFCGSNEINHFFCDAPTLLLLSCSDTQVNELMIFIIFGFIEVSTISGVLVSYCYIILSVLKIHSAEGRLKAFSTCTSHLTAVAIFQGTMLFMYFRPSSAYSLDQDKMTSLFYTLVIPMLNPLIYSLRNKDVKEALEKLKTKRWF, encoded by the coding sequence ATGGATAATGGTAATTGCTCCTCGGTGACTGAATTTATTTTCTTAGGAATTTCCAATAATCCTGAGATGAAAGGGGCCCTATTTACAGCATTTATTCTTGCTTATCTTATTAACCTTCTGGCAAATCTCAGAATGATCATTTTAATTAGAATGGATTCCCAGCTGCACACACCAATGTACTTTTTCCTTAGCCACCTCTCCTTCTGTGACCTCTGCTATTCCATGGCAGTTGGTCCCAAGATGCTGGTGGACATATTTACCAAAATCAAGTCAATTCCCTTCTATGGCTGTGCTGTGCAATTGGGGATTTTCTGTACCTTTGCAGATTCTGAGTGTATGCTGCTAGCGGTGATGGCCTTTGATCGGTACAAGGCCATTAGCAACCGCTTGCTCTACAAGGTCAACATGTCCAGCACAGTGTGCTCCCTGCTCACGGCTGGGGTTTACATGGCGGGGATGGCAGATGCTCTGATACACACACTAGCATTCCGCTTATGTTTCTGTGGGTCAAATGAGATtaaccatttcttctgtgatgcTCCAACTCTCCTATTGTTGTCTTGCTCAGATACACAGGTCAATGAGTTAATGATATTCATAATATTTGGCTTTATTGAAGTGAGTACCATTTCAGGAGTTCTTGTCTCTTACTGTTATATAATCCTATCCGTCTTGAAGATCCACTCTGCTGAGGGGAGGCTCAAAGCTTTCTCCACCTGCACCTCCCACTTAACTGCTGTTGCAATTTTCCAGGGAACTATGCTCTTCATGTATTTCAGGCCAAGCTCTGCCTACTCCCTAGATCAAGACAAAATGACCTCACTGTTTTACACCCTTGTGATTCCCATGCTTAACCCTCTGATTTACAGCCTGCGGAACAAGGATGTGAAGGAGGCCTTGgaaaaactgaaaactaaaaGGTGGTTTTGA
- the LOC118908093 gene encoding olfactory receptor 10AG1-like: MKHQDKRAEENVTELMGFVLLGFADVPLLQSFLFGMFLVIYIIILISNGIILLVTKLAPALHTPMYFFLGNFSFLEICYVSVTLPRMLMNLWTQRRTISLVACATQTYFILMLGATECFLLAVMAYDRYMAICNPLHYPLVMNHKVCVQLVVGSWISGIPAQIGQTCQIFSLPFCGSHLINHFFCDIPPVLSLACGDTFLNEMMVYIVAVLFVMVPFLLIVISYTKIISTILKLPSATSRAKAFSTCSSHLMVVALFYGSATITYLRPKTSHSAGTGKVLSLFYTIVTPMFNPMIYSLRNKDVTMALRMLLWK, encoded by the coding sequence ATGAAACACCAAGATAAACGAGCAGAAGAAAATGTAACTGAATTGATGGGATTTGTTCTGCTGGGCTTTGCAGATGTTCCCCTTTTACAGTCATTTCTATTCGGCATGTTTTTGGTCATCTATATCATTATCTTGATAAGTAATGGCATCATACTTCTAGTGACAAAACTAGCCCCTgctctccacacccccatgtactttttcctgggaaatttttcctttttggaaatCTGCTATGTATCAGTTACTCTCCCCAGAATGCTCATGAATCTTTGGACCCAGAGAAGAACAATTTCTTTAGTTGCCTGTGCTACCCAAACTTACTTCATTCTTATGCTGGGAGCCACAGAGTGTTTCCTTCTGgccgtgatggcctatgaccgctacatGGCCATTTGTAACCCTTTGCACTATCCTCTAGTCATGAACCACAAAGTGTGTGTCCAGTTGGTGGTTGGCTCCTGGATCAGTGGAATTCCAGCCCAGATAGGGCAGACatgccagattttctctctgcccTTTTGTGGGTCTCATTTAATcaaccacttcttctgtgacatcCCCCCAGTACTCAGCCTGGCCTGTGGGGACACTTTTTTGAATGAAATGATGGTGTACATAGTTGCTGTATTATTTGTTATGGTTCCATTTCTGTTGATCGTTATCTCCTATACCAAAATCATCTCCACAATCCTTAAATTGCCATCAGCCACAAGTCGGgccaaagccttctccacctgttcATCTCATCTCATGGTTGTAGCGTTGTTCTATGGATCAGCCACCATTACGTATTTACGACCCAAGACCAGCCACTCGGCAGGAACTGGTAAAGTTCTTTCTCTCTTCTATACCATCGTGACTCCCATGTTTAACCCCATGATATACAGTCTAAGGAACAAGGATGTCACCATGGCTCTGAGAATGTTGTTATGGAAATAA